A segment of the Cotesia glomerata isolate CgM1 linkage group LG2, MPM_Cglom_v2.3, whole genome shotgun sequence genome:
taaataatgataattttaagtaacaaatttttgaataatataaaaaataatatctttaaataatgataattttaagtaaacaaatttttgaataatataaaaaataatatctttaaataatgataatctaagtaacaaatttgaatattgaaagaaataatattcctcaataatgataatttagtataataatttaaataaggaACACCAAcgtatgtaataataaagcaaaatacttaaaatattaatagttaaataacattaataaataacaatagttTAAGTTTagaaaaaggaaataaatgtTATAAGGTTTATTtcgaattaaatataattcgcGAAACATTTTAACttacgataaattaattactcggttaattaatttaatagaatctcccgaataaacaaataaactacagtaatgtaaatttagatttagttaaataaataacttagttaacaaagtaaaaatttaacaatgatTTACGTTTCGATTGTTAACATAGAATTTAAGAGAAGGGAGACAACAGGCCTTTGAGACAACGTGGAGGGAGTAGTGCGCTACCCGAAACGTTGGGCCCTCTCGAAGAAAGGGAAACTCGTGACTACTTGGTGTTACTGTAATTGGCCTAGAGTTTCCCCCAAACATAGAAATTAGGAAAATGTCACCACCTAAAATTCTTGTCAGTTtcagtttttttgttttctagtAGTCCAGTTTTAGTTTTTACACCCTCAACACGAGGTCAAGTTTAGTAGTTTAACGTAACACAATATTTTCCTCAGtctattataattagtaaaattttacgttGTTACGAGTCAAGTTAAAGTAGATTCAGTTGCATTTATctttccttttattttttatattttttcttattctttttattgaaACAGGCAAGAAGCGGTGACATCGACATATAGTGTAAGTCCAAAAGTAATgtattagaatttttgaatacatctaataatttgaattctaattttatttctttttttgttatttaatttaaccaaTTCCCATAAGCTTCAGATCCTTATCTATTAGCCTAACGGctaggataaaaataattaattttagttgcgTTCTGACGTAACATTGTcaattctgattttttttaaaaaaaatcattgtcGTCATTCTCTATTATGAATAATCTGGGTTCTTCTGTGCGTAAAAATTTGTGACCACATACTGAGAGTGTCTCTTGTTTTGTTAGAGCAAATGTTATTTGATTTGATGTTACTGCGAAAAATTCATCGGTTTTATTTCCTGAACTATCTCTAATTCTTTGCGCTTGACCTTGATAAATTACTTTGAATCGTTCTGTTTCGCAGTCGTCTTTCTTTATGATGTCCCAGAATGTGTATCCGCCTTCTGTATCTAAACATTTTTCTGATCCATACCAGCATCTTATTCCTGATTTTAGGATTACACTGTTTTCTTTGAAGTTTATTGGAGCTAAATAGTCTcgaattgttatttttatttgtcctTGTACCACTACATCTGAATACGTTCCGTACGGATCCGAATATTTTTCTCCTTCACAGTTTCCGGAGTTGTCTGCTTTACCTGCGAAGAGTATCGATCTTGTCGTCGTTCCGTTAGGCTGTATGTCTCTAATTGCTGTATCGTACATAAAATGTGTCCTGGTTTTATGTATATCCTGACAGTAAGGTCTTGATATCTCTTCTATGTATTCTATGTGGGGATTTGCTACTGTCGCTATGTGACTCCAAGAACcgcaataataaattgatcttttaatttcaattttatattgaattattttagtaTGCGAATACTCTACTGTCTGTATGAGCTGAATATTAGTTCTTGTTATGTTGGGTGTCGTTATGGGTTTTTCGCATTCTTTTATGTTGACTAATGACAATGTAGTAAAGTTTGTCGCTGCCGCGCCGCAATCATATACGATGAATGCACTTGTTGTTGTGGTTAGCGTCAATAAGATGGACAAAATCTTGACCGCGTCCATTTTTACCTGTAAGAGAAATGTATCTATGGTAATTTTCTGTCTTTACTAAATGCCTTCTTTTCACGTCTTTATTAATGTGCGATTTTTGCTCTGTCACAATGGACTATCTTTCTTTTTCcttgttttatttctatttcgATGTCATTTTTATCAGGAAATATTTCGGTTATTTTATATGGacctaaataattatcatcaaatttacctgttttttgatttttgactaaataaatgttttgacctattttaaaatttatcggatgtatatttttatcatatctaatttttgatttttgtttcGCTTTTTCTAGATTTTCTCTACcttttttttgagtttctAATAGTCTTGTTGCGTGATTTTTGACATAGTCAGCGTACGTAGGTATGTCGTCTAGGTAAGAGAATTCTGACGGTAAACGAGCTTcttttccaaaaactaatttatacGGTGTAAATTTTGTAACTTCGTGTACACTAGTGTTGTATGCTAATGTCGCTTGTGGTTACCATCGGTCCCAATCATTTTTAGTTGTATAATGTTTGATGTAATCTGTTAGAACTTGATGACTTCTTTCTTAACCACCGTTTGCTTGTGGTCTAAATGCGgtgattttatttgtttaattttaaatgtttttgcTAAGCAAGTCATAACTTTTCCTATAAAAGCTTGACCTTGATCagttaaaataacttttggaCATCCAAATTTACAGATAAAATGTTCTACTAAGGCTTCTGCAATGTCTTTAGCAGTCATTGTTACTAATGGTATTGcgaagcaaaattttgaaagatcGTCCTGCATGGTTAAAATATAAGAATAACTATTTGCTGACGTTTTATTCAGAACTACAATATCTAATGCTAATTTATCCCAAATTTGCGCTGAGGTATCTGTAATTACCATCGgctgttttgtttttattcttACTAATTTCTTTTTCTGACAACTTATGCATTTGCGTACGAAGTCTTCTACCTGGATTTTTATATTATCCCAAAAATATCTCTGTCTAATTCTATTGTATGTCTTTGTTACTCCTTTATGACCTGCCATTGGAGTTTCGTGATTTTCTAACATGATTTTATATCTGTCTTCTACCGgaagaattataattaaatctctacaaattttaaatttaatttctgttcctgtaaaaatttttgtgataatactttttattttagaccATACAGTTTCACTTAAGTTACTTCGACCTTGTGATACGctaattgttttaatattaatgtttaatagataagtttttaaatttttgaaagatttTAGATAGTCTATCTCTGTCGGATTATCTTTACTATTACTTTGTGTTACCAAAGCAATTACCTTTTTCCTAGAGGTACCCATTTTAATTATATCGCctaatttatatgtattatttggctttaatttatttaaatatcccATTTCTATAAGTTTCTTACCGATATCGCTATGTACTGTACTGTCCGCatttataaaacataaataactatttttctgcATTTCTAAATTATCTTTTGTTTCTAATATGTTTTCGTTACTAAAATCGTCTGAAATATTCGAAAAATCTGAATCCGTTGAATTATCATCCGAATCATTATCATCTTCGGGTGAGTCGTCGTTATCGTCATCGGGTGGATCGTTATTGTTGTTAGTAGGTTGAGCGTTATTATCGTCACTCTGTTGATCGTTATTATCGTCACTATGTTGATCATTTTCCCCGTCATTGGGTTGATCATTGTTAATTTCACTACCCAATGCTACtgctttatttatattattagtcTTTTTTGTATTTGAATCTAATTGTTGTGAATCTATTTGattattactatcattatTTTGTCTGTCATCGTCAGATTCATCTATGTAAGAAGCGTTTACTGTTTGATTTGAATTGTTTTGAGTTTCGTTTAACGTTGTATTTTCTTTTTCGGGATTTTCTGTATCTGCAGTGGGTGAATTAGGATTTTTGGGATCTGTTTGTACGTCGATACGATCGaagtttatttgattttgaGTTTGGCTCGTTTTTTGTG
Coding sequences within it:
- the LOC123258788 gene encoding uncharacterized protein LOC123258788, whose product is MDAVKILSILLTLTTTTSAFIVYDCGAAATNFTTLSLVNIKECEKPITTPNITRTNIQLIQTVEYSHTKIIQYKIEIKRSIYYCGSWSHIATVANPHIEYIEEISRPYCQDIHKTRTHFMYDTAIRDIQPNGTTTRSILFAGKADNSGNCEGEKYSDPYGTYSDVVVQGQIKITIRDYLAPINFKENSVILKSGIRCWYGSEKCLDTEGGYTFWDIIKKDDCETERFKVIYQGQAQRIRDSSGNKTDEFFAVTSNQITFALTKQETLSVCGHKFLRTEEPRLFIIENDDNDFF
- the LOC123258955 gene encoding uncharacterized protein DDB_G0287625-like, translating into MAVDPSVEQLPSTLTTQTENKITDKQIDINKDDRKEIVQTTTTNDPSPLRRSTKQRKLKTYIMVTLKALKNNNNNNGNSNANKIQKTRRKLSTIAENNIANNNINSIIPLNSQKDSNSQKTSQTQNQINFDRIDVQTDPKNPNSPTADTENPEKENTTLNETQNNSNQTVNASYIDESDDDRQNNDSNNQIDSQQLDSNTKKTNNINKAVALGSEINNDQPNDGENDQHSDDNNDQQSDDNNAQPTNNNNDPPDDDNDDSPEDDNDSDDNSTDSDFSNISDDFSNENILETKDNLEMQKNSYLCFINADSTVHSDIGKKLIEMGYLNKLKPNNTYKLGDIIKMGTSRKKVEDFVRKCISCQKKKLVRIKTKQPMVITDTSAQIWDKLALDIVVLNKTSANSYSYILTMQDDLSKFCFAIPLVTMTAKDIAEALVEHFICKFGCPKVILTDQGQAFIGKVMTCLAKTFKIKQIKSPHLDHKQTVVKKEVIKF